Proteins from a single region of Chengkuizengella sediminis:
- a CDS encoding N-acetylmuramoyl-L-alanine amidase has translation MEKCKHTVIFLMILFVIFPNYAQALKVVIDAGHGGKDPGALGVNGLKEKDVNLDISFKVRNILEERGHEVILTRENDTYISLQDRVKFTNQQNADLFVSIHANAHHDPSIKGSLVIYYNNQYPDKDYPASKAMSVLTPYSKTLAQSVLNGLVTEAETKNLGLMSKAVYVARMGSIPSILVETAFLSNEQDAERLVDESERQKMAIGIANGLESFEPITFWDALDHWAITSIIRLQDNDLIIGYNNSYEPNRSLTRAEFLAMMDRIFYFTSDKVSENEQETNEPLDNLSDEQPTPISEEETESTQENNVSDRENSNHEQNNSNTDLNETNEKESTSDNTNEFDSNKQTKVETKDFKDLSADHWAFKIIQEAVNNGYILGYPDETIRPNEPISRAEVSVIFNRIWNENEMTVTEETFLYEDVSEEKWYAESVYLLKELSLLNGITETTFGPERNMTRAELAVMVDRFLY, from the coding sequence ATGGAAAAATGTAAACACACGGTTATTTTCTTGATGATTCTTTTTGTGATTTTTCCAAATTATGCTCAAGCTTTGAAAGTGGTAATAGATGCAGGTCACGGTGGGAAAGATCCAGGTGCATTGGGTGTTAATGGACTGAAAGAAAAGGATGTTAATCTAGACATCTCATTTAAAGTAAGAAATATTTTGGAAGAGCGTGGACATGAGGTTATTTTAACTAGGGAAAATGATACTTACATAAGCTTGCAAGATAGAGTCAAATTTACAAATCAACAAAATGCAGATTTATTTGTATCAATTCATGCAAATGCTCATCACGATCCATCCATTAAAGGTAGTCTGGTAATCTACTATAATAATCAATATCCAGATAAGGATTACCCGGCTAGTAAAGCAATGTCTGTTTTAACACCCTATAGTAAGACACTGGCGCAATCCGTTCTAAATGGACTGGTAACCGAAGCCGAGACGAAAAACCTTGGTTTAATGTCCAAAGCTGTTTATGTCGCTCGCATGGGCTCAATTCCAAGTATTTTAGTTGAAACTGCTTTTTTAAGCAATGAACAAGATGCTGAGAGATTAGTTGACGAAAGTGAAAGACAAAAAATGGCCATAGGAATTGCAAATGGTCTTGAATCATTCGAACCCATCACTTTTTGGGATGCTTTGGATCACTGGGCGATTACGTCTATCATTCGACTTCAGGATAATGATCTAATCATTGGATATAACAATAGTTATGAACCCAACCGATCATTAACTAGAGCTGAATTTTTAGCAATGATGGATCGTATTTTTTATTTTACTAGTGACAAGGTTTCTGAAAATGAGCAAGAAACAAATGAACCACTTGATAATTTGAGCGATGAACAACCCACTCCTATTTCAGAAGAAGAAACAGAATCAACTCAAGAAAATAATGTATCAGATCGAGAAAATAGCAACCATGAGCAAAATAATTCAAACACAGACTTAAATGAAACCAATGAAAAAGAATCAACATCAGATAATACAAATGAGTTTGATTCTAATAAACAAACAAAAGTAGAGACAAAAGACTTTAAAGATCTATCCGCTGATCATTGGGCTTTTAAAATCATTCAAGAAGCAGTGAATAATGGTTATATTCTAGGGTATCCAGATGAAACAATTCGACCTAATGAACCTATTTCAAGAGCTGAGGTTTCGGTTATTTTTAATCGTATCTGGAATGAAAATGAAATGACAGTAACGGAAGAAACGTTTTTATATGAAGATGTTTCAGAGGAAAAGTGGTACGCTGAGTCTGTCTATCTGTTAAAAGAACTTTCTCTTTTAAATGGAATAACAGAAACCACCTTTGGACCTGAGCGTAATATGACCCGTGCTGAATTAGCTGTTATGGTTGATAGATTTTTGTACTAA